A single window of Kitasatospora sp. HUAS MG31 DNA harbors:
- a CDS encoding SDR family NAD(P)-dependent oxidoreductase — protein MTDTGRRVAFVTGATSGIGLAVTELLARQGIAVFGVARNEENIRGLVKRLREEEGLEVDGTAADVSSTEQVKAAVEAAVAAYGKIDILVNNAGRGGGGETAKLDEQIWLDVIDTNLNSVFRVTKEVLSTGGMLAGGWGRVVNIASTGGKQGVALAAPYSASKHGVVGFTKAVGIELAKSGVTVNAVCPGYVETPMAQRVRQGYAGHYGVTEEQIQEKFEAKIPLGRYSTPEEVAGLVGYLVTDTAASITAQALNVCGGLGNY, from the coding sequence ATGACAGACACCGGACGGCGGGTCGCCTTCGTCACCGGAGCCACCAGCGGGATCGGCCTCGCCGTGACCGAGCTGCTGGCCCGCCAGGGGATCGCGGTCTTCGGCGTGGCGCGCAACGAGGAGAACATCCGCGGCCTGGTGAAGCGGCTGCGCGAGGAGGAGGGCCTGGAGGTCGACGGGACCGCCGCCGACGTCTCCTCCACCGAGCAGGTGAAGGCCGCCGTCGAGGCCGCGGTCGCCGCGTACGGGAAGATCGACATCCTGGTCAACAACGCCGGCCGGGGCGGCGGCGGCGAGACCGCCAAGCTGGACGAGCAGATCTGGCTGGACGTCATCGACACCAACCTCAACAGCGTCTTCCGGGTCACCAAGGAGGTGCTCAGCACCGGCGGCATGCTGGCGGGCGGCTGGGGCCGCGTGGTCAACATCGCCTCCACCGGCGGCAAGCAGGGCGTCGCCCTGGCCGCGCCGTACTCCGCCTCCAAGCACGGCGTGGTCGGCTTCACCAAGGCCGTCGGCATCGAGCTGGCCAAGTCCGGGGTCACCGTCAACGCGGTCTGCCCCGGCTACGTGGAGACCCCGATGGCCCAGCGGGTCCGCCAGGGCTACGCCGGCCACTACGGGGTGACCGAGGAGCAGATCCAGGAGAAGTTCGAGGCGAAGATCCCGCTCGGCCGCTACTCCACCCCGGAGGAGGTCGCCGGACTGGTCGGCTACCTGGTGACCGACACCGCGGCCTCGATCACCGCCCAGGCGCTCAACGTCTGCGGCGGGCTCGGCAACTACTAA
- a CDS encoding flavin reductase family protein translates to MTNTGNALLAEPSATEFRAAMGAFPTGVTLLTQGSGDETIVMTLNSLTSVSLDPLLLLVSVKADGRMRPRVERAGSFAVNVLAEDQQDLSTEFARPDRPEGDIAMRRLRAVTGVTGNAVLPGAVASFECTLHSEFEAGDHVLLIGRVVALHHDRPDARPLLFHRGRYAHLPYTREAA, encoded by the coding sequence ATGACGAACACTGGCAACGCCCTGCTGGCCGAGCCCAGCGCCACCGAGTTCCGGGCCGCGATGGGGGCGTTCCCCACCGGGGTCACCCTGCTCACCCAGGGCAGCGGGGACGAGACGATCGTGATGACCCTCAACAGCCTGACCTCGGTCTCGCTCGACCCGCTGCTGCTCCTGGTCTCCGTCAAGGCGGACGGCCGGATGCGGCCGCGCGTGGAGCGCGCCGGCAGCTTCGCGGTGAACGTCCTCGCCGAGGACCAGCAGGACCTCTCCACCGAGTTCGCCCGGCCGGACCGCCCCGAGGGCGACATCGCCATGCGCCGGCTGCGCGCCGTCACGGGGGTCACCGGCAACGCGGTGCTGCCGGGCGCGGTGGCCTCCTTCGAGTGCACCCTGCACTCGGAGTTCGAGGCCGGAGACCACGTGCTGCTGATCGGCCGGGTGGTGGCCCTCCACCACGACCGGCCCGACGCCCGCCCGCTGCTGTTCCACCGCGGCCGCTACGCGCACCTGCCGTACACCCGGGAGGCGGCGTGA
- a CDS encoding MBL fold metallo-hydrolase codes for MSTAVTAAPPVLRPVAEGVWAFEQSPGGWCLNNAGLVADGGRAVLIDTVATESRNLRLRAEVERIAPGGPDVVVNTHFHGDHVFGNAHFAPRATVIAGEGTRSDMAESGLGLCHLWPAVDWGHTELALPDLTFRDALTLRAGALTVELYQVGPAHTADDVVAWVPERRVLFTGDIAWSGVTPYVLMGSVEGSLAALARLRALDPEVVVAGHGAVGGPEVLDATEAYLCWIRDLATAGLRDGRTALETARAADPGPFAGLLDAERLVGNLHRAYAELQGLAPGARIDVAASFREMVEFHGGLPVCHA; via the coding sequence GTGAGCACCGCCGTCACCGCGGCGCCGCCGGTGCTGCGGCCCGTCGCCGAGGGGGTCTGGGCGTTCGAACAGTCCCCCGGCGGCTGGTGCCTGAACAACGCCGGCCTGGTCGCCGACGGCGGCCGGGCGGTCCTGATCGACACGGTGGCCACCGAGTCCCGCAACCTCCGGCTCCGCGCGGAGGTCGAGCGGATCGCCCCCGGCGGCCCCGACGTGGTGGTCAACACCCACTTCCACGGCGACCACGTCTTCGGCAACGCGCACTTCGCGCCCCGGGCCACCGTGATCGCCGGCGAGGGCACCCGCTCCGACATGGCCGAGTCCGGCCTGGGCCTGTGCCACCTGTGGCCGGCCGTGGACTGGGGACACACCGAACTCGCCCTGCCCGACCTGACCTTCCGCGACGCGCTCACCCTGCGGGCGGGCGCGCTGACCGTGGAGCTGTACCAGGTCGGCCCGGCCCACACCGCGGACGACGTGGTGGCCTGGGTGCCGGAGCGCCGGGTGCTGTTCACCGGCGACATCGCCTGGTCCGGGGTCACCCCGTACGTGCTGATGGGGTCCGTCGAGGGCTCGCTGGCGGCGCTCGCCCGGCTGCGGGCGCTGGACCCGGAGGTGGTCGTCGCCGGCCACGGCGCGGTCGGCGGCCCGGAGGTGCTGGACGCCACCGAGGCGTACCTGTGCTGGATCCGCGACCTCGCCACGGCCGGCCTGCGGGACGGCCGGACCGCCCTGGAGACCGCCCGCGCGGCCGACCCCGGCCCCTTCGCCGGCCTGCTGGACGCCGAGCGCCTGGTCGGCAACCTGCACCGCGCCTACGCCGAGCTGCAGGGCCTGGCGCCCGGCGCCCGGATCGACGTGGCCGCCTCGTTCCGCGAGATGGTCGAGTTCCACGGAGGACTGCCGGTCTGCCACGCCTAG
- a CDS encoding IS4 family transposase, whose amino-acid sequence MPRPGQKKSSGVDRFSDRIALGVLTRTFPADLVDEVVAECGRVEQRHRLLPARVVVYFVLAMCLFFGQGYEEVARLLTQGLRDQGRWATAWRVPTTAAIGRARLRLGSQPLRLLFQRVARPVASSSTAGSWYRSWRLVAVDGTTFDLPDTAANAQHFGRPGTSRGQGRSAYPQARVAALVECGTHAVFAADVAPLSVHETALAARLFGQLGAGMLLLADRGFKGLDLWRAARAQGADLLWRVSSSQVLPVVTPLADGSYLSRIVAARDKNRRADPETVRVIEYTLDTDRGTVYRLITSILDPTRAPAADLATLYAQRWEIENALDEIKIHQGGPGLVLRSQHPDGVEQEIFAFLLVHHALRDLMHQAARQAGHDPDRISFTRTLRVVRRHVTGQAALSPLPARPLPHPGPA is encoded by the coding sequence GTGCCAAGGCCGGGTCAGAAGAAGTCGTCGGGGGTTGATCGGTTCTCGGATCGGATCGCGTTGGGGGTGCTGACGCGGACGTTTCCGGCGGATCTGGTCGACGAGGTGGTCGCCGAGTGCGGGCGGGTCGAGCAGCGGCATCGGCTGTTGCCGGCGCGGGTGGTGGTGTACTTCGTGCTCGCGATGTGCCTGTTCTTCGGGCAGGGCTACGAGGAGGTGGCCCGCCTGCTCACGCAGGGCCTGCGGGACCAGGGCCGGTGGGCGACGGCGTGGCGGGTGCCGACGACCGCGGCGATCGGGCGCGCGCGCCTGCGGCTGGGGTCTCAGCCGCTGCGGTTGTTGTTCCAGCGGGTGGCCCGTCCCGTCGCCTCTTCGTCCACGGCCGGTTCCTGGTACCGCAGTTGGCGGCTGGTGGCCGTGGACGGCACGACGTTCGACCTGCCCGATACGGCCGCCAACGCCCAGCATTTCGGCCGCCCGGGCACCAGTCGTGGCCAGGGCCGCAGCGCCTATCCGCAGGCGCGGGTGGCGGCACTGGTGGAGTGCGGGACACACGCGGTGTTCGCGGCCGACGTCGCCCCGCTGTCCGTGCACGAGACCGCGCTGGCTGCCCGCCTGTTCGGGCAGCTGGGGGCGGGAATGCTGCTGCTGGCCGACCGGGGCTTCAAAGGCCTGGACCTGTGGCGGGCCGCCCGCGCCCAGGGCGCGGACCTGTTGTGGCGCGTCTCCTCCAGCCAGGTCCTCCCGGTGGTGACCCCGCTGGCGGACGGCTCCTACTTGTCGCGGATCGTCGCCGCCCGGGACAAGAACCGCCGCGCCGACCCCGAGACGGTGCGGGTCATCGAGTACACCCTCGACACAGACAGGGGCACGGTTTACCGGTTGATCACCTCGATCCTCGACCCGACTCGGGCACCGGCCGCGGACCTGGCCACGCTCTACGCCCAGCGCTGGGAGATCGAGAACGCCCTGGACGAGATCAAGATCCATCAGGGCGGCCCCGGCCTGGTCCTGCGCTCCCAGCACCCGGACGGTGTCGAGCAGGAGATCTTCGCGTTCCTCCTGGTGCACCACGCCCTGCGGGACCTGATGCACCAGGCCGCACGCCAGGCCGGCCACGATCCGGACCGGATCTCCTTCACCCGCACCCTGCGTGTGGTGCGCCGCCACGTCACCGGGCAGGCGGCGCTTTCCCCCCTCCCGGCTCGCCCGCTGCCTCACCCAGGCCCGGCATGA
- a CDS encoding nuclear transport factor 2 family protein, with translation MSQAVKTASGQVTGDLYAEVRTYYATQMRRVDTLDIEGFADTFTEDGVVVHSNGVRAEGREEMVAGMHKALPRYRDVAVRHWFDHVLIEPVDGVDELKVSYYSMVTLLDREGRIEFEPTFLVEDVLVRREGRLLTRERVIHRDQPVEQG, from the coding sequence GTGTCTCAGGCGGTCAAGACAGCGAGCGGTCAGGTCACCGGGGATCTCTACGCGGAGGTGCGCACGTACTACGCGACGCAGATGCGCCGGGTGGACACGCTCGACATCGAGGGGTTCGCGGACACCTTCACCGAGGACGGCGTGGTGGTGCACTCCAACGGTGTGCGCGCCGAGGGCCGGGAGGAGATGGTCGCGGGGATGCACAAGGCGCTCCCCCGCTACCGCGACGTGGCCGTCCGCCACTGGTTCGACCACGTGCTGATCGAGCCGGTGGACGGGGTGGACGAGCTGAAGGTCTCGTACTACTCGATGGTCACGCTGCTGGACCGGGAGGGCCGGATCGAGTTCGAGCCGACCTTCCTGGTGGAGGACGTGCTGGTGCGCCGCGAGGGCCGGCTGCTCACCCGTGAGCGGGTCATCCACCGGGACCAGCCGGTCGAGCAGGGCTGA
- a CDS encoding acyl-CoA carboxylase subunit beta: MTIMDESPTELAVECEAELAVAAPVVVQPPDTADRTAELLDLRRRVLAGPSDKATEAQHAKGKLTARERIDLLFDPGTFTEVEGLRRHRATGFGLEAKRPHTDGVITGWGLVDGRQVFVYAHDFRIFGGALGEAHAQKIQKIMDMAATTGCPIVGLCDGAGARIQEGVTALAGYGGIFQRNVRNSGVIPQISVILGPCAGGAAYSPALTDFVFMVRDISQMFITGPDVVQAVTGEAITQNGLGGADVHAETSGVAHAAYDDEESCLLEVRFLLSLLPSNNRELPPVERPGDPLDRRCDALVDLVPADPSRAYDMRSVIREITDHGDFFEVHERWAGNVICALARIGGQAVGIVANQPSVLAGVLDISASEKAARFVQLCDAFNIPLVTLVDVPGFLPGVDQEHGGVIRHGAKLLYAYCNATVPRISLIVRKAYGGAYIVMDSRSIGTDLSLAWPTNEIAVMGAEGAANVVFRREIAASEDPDATRRRLIDQYKEELMHPYYAAERGLVDDVIDPAETRIRLIGALTMLRTKATAMPSRKHGNQPQ, translated from the coding sequence ATGACCATCATGGACGAGAGCCCGACCGAGCTGGCTGTCGAGTGCGAGGCCGAACTCGCCGTCGCGGCACCCGTGGTGGTGCAGCCGCCCGACACCGCCGACCGCACCGCCGAACTGCTCGACCTGCGCCGCCGGGTCCTGGCCGGCCCCAGCGACAAGGCCACCGAGGCCCAGCACGCCAAGGGCAAGCTCACCGCCCGCGAGCGGATCGACCTGCTCTTCGACCCGGGCACCTTCACCGAGGTCGAGGGCCTGCGCCGGCACCGCGCCACCGGCTTCGGCCTGGAGGCCAAGCGGCCCCACACCGACGGCGTGATCACCGGCTGGGGCCTGGTCGACGGCCGCCAGGTGTTCGTCTACGCCCACGACTTCCGGATCTTCGGCGGCGCCCTCGGCGAGGCGCACGCCCAGAAGATCCAGAAGATCATGGACATGGCCGCGACCACCGGCTGCCCCATCGTCGGGCTGTGCGACGGCGCCGGCGCCCGCATCCAGGAGGGCGTCACCGCCCTCGCCGGCTACGGCGGCATCTTCCAGCGCAACGTCCGCAACTCCGGTGTGATCCCGCAGATCTCGGTGATCCTCGGCCCCTGCGCCGGCGGCGCCGCGTACTCGCCCGCGCTCACCGACTTCGTCTTCATGGTCCGCGACATCTCGCAGATGTTCATCACCGGCCCCGACGTGGTCCAGGCCGTCACCGGCGAGGCCATCACCCAGAACGGCCTCGGCGGCGCCGACGTCCACGCCGAGACCTCCGGCGTCGCCCACGCCGCGTACGACGACGAGGAGAGCTGCCTGCTGGAGGTCCGCTTCCTGCTCTCGCTGCTCCCCTCCAACAACCGCGAACTCCCGCCCGTGGAACGCCCCGGCGACCCGCTGGACCGCCGCTGCGACGCCCTGGTCGACCTGGTGCCCGCCGACCCCTCCCGGGCGTACGACATGCGGTCCGTGATCCGCGAGATCACCGACCACGGCGACTTCTTCGAGGTCCACGAGCGCTGGGCCGGCAACGTCATCTGCGCCCTCGCCCGGATCGGCGGCCAGGCCGTCGGCATCGTCGCCAACCAGCCCTCCGTGCTGGCCGGCGTCCTCGACATCAGCGCCAGCGAGAAGGCCGCCCGCTTCGTCCAGCTCTGCGACGCCTTCAACATCCCGCTCGTCACCCTGGTCGACGTCCCCGGCTTCCTGCCCGGCGTCGACCAGGAACACGGCGGCGTCATCCGGCACGGCGCCAAGCTGCTGTACGCCTACTGCAACGCCACCGTGCCGCGGATCTCCCTCATCGTCCGCAAGGCCTACGGCGGCGCGTACATCGTCATGGACTCCCGCTCCATCGGCACCGACCTGTCGCTCGCCTGGCCGACCAACGAGATCGCCGTGATGGGCGCCGAGGGCGCCGCCAACGTGGTGTTCCGCCGCGAGATCGCCGCCTCCGAGGACCCGGACGCCACCCGGCGGCGGCTCATCGACCAGTACAAGGAGGAGCTGATGCACCCCTACTACGCCGCCGAACGCGGCCTGGTGGACGACGTCATCGACCCGGCGGAGACCCGGATCCGGCTGATCGGCGCCCTCACCATGCTGCGGACCAAGGCCACCGCGATGCCCAGCCGCAAGCACGGGAACCAGCCCCAGTGA
- a CDS encoding acyl-CoA carboxylase subunit epsilon: MSGAGTALFQVERGSLAPEELAALTVVLLARLRAAHTPAHPELPRAGWTVSGINQAGSWSTPGLAIWHTAV, encoded by the coding sequence GTGAGCGGGGCCGGGACGGCGCTCTTCCAGGTCGAACGCGGCAGCCTGGCGCCGGAGGAACTCGCCGCACTCACCGTCGTCCTGCTGGCGCGCCTGCGCGCCGCCCACACCCCCGCCCACCCCGAACTCCCCCGCGCCGGCTGGACCGTCTCCGGCATCAACCAAGCCGGCTCCTGGTCCACCCCCGGCCTCGCCATCTGGCACACCGCCGTCTAG
- a CDS encoding SpoIIE family protein phosphatase, which yields MAEAEREATDAALLEALFAQSPSGLFVLDTDLRVVRFNRAARGVRDLPEDAVLGRTAEEFAPGIGGPELDALARGVLETGETVRNRVIRGPSPADPERELSVSLSAFRLQAPDGRVLGLAVIAEDVTEREAALRRLAILDEAHRLIGSTLDETATAEELVEVVVGPLADAAVVDLLDPVTRGEQLRPGPVDPATPLRRAAARMLGGGLMEVGGLVQVGFPTPYTQSLTDLRPRLISRLRADDPWLAADPERGRRLLDAGVHSLIVVPLTVQHTVLGLAALLRYRNPQPFEDADLKLASELAARTALSLDKVHAYLRERTVATALQRHLLPRKPPALTAVDAAHLHLSGDRGSDWFDVVPLSGARVALVVGTVAGRGIESAAAMGQLRTAVQTLAGQDLAPDDVLSRLAEAADRAARPSGSTGESGPPRATCLYLVYDPVARRCTAVSAGHPPPLVLGPDGEPVPFEVPVGPGLPEGRVFEQVDVELPAGSLLALYTEGLAEEGPPGGETPVAPDRAHLALHKALAPADRPLRDLCDAAAYALARRSGADATLLLARTHVLGGDQVALWELPDDPSQVSVARRHAREQLARWDLHELTDATELIVSELVTNAVRYGIGPIRLRLIRDSGLICEVSDSNSTAPHMRLAHDTDEGGRGLFLVMRLSRRWGTRYDGRGKTIWSEQPAPPP from the coding sequence GTGGCGGAGGCAGAGCGGGAGGCGACCGACGCGGCGCTGCTGGAGGCCCTGTTCGCCCAGTCGCCGTCCGGGTTGTTCGTGCTCGACACCGACCTGCGGGTGGTGCGCTTCAACCGGGCCGCCCGCGGGGTGCGCGACCTGCCGGAGGACGCCGTGCTCGGCCGGACCGCCGAGGAGTTCGCCCCCGGCATCGGCGGCCCGGAACTGGACGCGCTGGCCCGCGGGGTGCTGGAGACCGGCGAGACCGTCCGCAACCGGGTGATCCGCGGTCCGTCCCCCGCCGACCCCGAACGCGAGCTGTCCGTCTCGCTCTCGGCCTTCCGGCTGCAGGCCCCGGACGGCCGGGTGCTCGGCCTCGCCGTGATCGCCGAGGACGTCACCGAGCGCGAGGCGGCGCTGCGCCGGCTCGCCATCCTGGACGAGGCCCACCGGCTGATCGGCTCCACCCTGGACGAGACCGCCACCGCCGAGGAACTGGTCGAGGTGGTGGTCGGCCCGCTCGCCGACGCCGCCGTGGTGGACCTGCTCGACCCCGTCACCCGCGGCGAGCAGCTCCGCCCCGGACCGGTCGACCCGGCCACCCCGCTGCGCCGGGCCGCCGCCCGGATGCTCGGCGGCGGCCTGATGGAGGTCGGCGGCCTGGTGCAGGTCGGCTTCCCGACCCCGTACACGCAGAGCCTGACCGACCTGCGGCCCCGGCTGATCTCCCGGCTGCGGGCGGACGACCCCTGGCTGGCCGCCGACCCCGAGCGCGGCCGCCGGCTGCTGGACGCCGGGGTGCACTCGCTGATCGTGGTCCCGCTGACCGTCCAGCACACCGTCCTGGGCCTGGCCGCGCTGCTCCGCTACCGCAACCCGCAGCCCTTCGAGGACGCCGACCTCAAGCTGGCCTCGGAACTCGCCGCCCGCACCGCGCTCAGCCTCGACAAGGTGCACGCCTACCTGCGCGAGCGGACCGTCGCCACCGCCCTCCAGCGGCACCTGCTGCCCCGCAAGCCGCCCGCGCTGACCGCCGTGGACGCCGCCCACCTGCACCTGTCGGGGGACCGCGGCTCCGACTGGTTCGACGTGGTCCCGCTCTCCGGCGCCCGGGTCGCCCTGGTGGTCGGCACCGTGGCCGGCCGGGGGATCGAGTCCGCCGCCGCGATGGGCCAGCTCAGAACGGCCGTGCAGACCCTGGCCGGCCAGGACCTGGCGCCCGACGACGTGCTCTCCCGGCTCGCCGAGGCCGCCGACCGGGCCGCCCGCCCGAGCGGTTCGACCGGCGAGTCGGGACCGCCCCGGGCCACCTGCCTCTACCTGGTGTACGACCCGGTGGCCCGGCGCTGTACGGCGGTCAGCGCCGGCCACCCGCCGCCGCTGGTCCTCGGGCCGGACGGCGAGCCCGTCCCGTTCGAGGTGCCGGTCGGCCCCGGGCTGCCGGAGGGCCGGGTGTTCGAGCAGGTGGACGTGGAACTCCCGGCCGGCAGCCTGCTCGCCCTCTACACCGAGGGCCTGGCCGAGGAGGGCCCACCCGGCGGCGAGACCCCCGTGGCCCCGGACCGTGCCCACCTCGCCCTGCACAAGGCGCTCGCCCCGGCGGACCGGCCGTTGCGCGACCTGTGCGACGCCGCCGCGTACGCGCTCGCCCGGCGCTCCGGCGCGGACGCCACCCTGCTGCTCGCCCGCACCCACGTCCTGGGCGGGGACCAGGTCGCCCTCTGGGAGCTGCCCGACGACCCGTCCCAGGTCTCCGTCGCCCGCCGCCACGCCCGCGAGCAGCTGGCCCGCTGGGACCTGCACGAGCTGACCGACGCCACCGAGCTGATCGTCAGCGAGCTGGTCACCAACGCGGTCCGCTACGGCATCGGACCGATCCGGCTGCGGCTGATCCGTGACAGCGGCCTGATCTGCGAGGTGTCCGACAGCAACAGCACCGCGCCGCACATGCGGCTCGCCCACGACACCGACGAGGGCGGTCGCGGCCTGTTCCTGGTGATGCGGCTCAGCCGCCGCTGGGGCACCCGGTACGACGGCCGGGGAAAGACCATCTGGTCCGAGCAGCCCGCCCCGCCGCCCTGA
- a CDS encoding DM13 domain-containing protein: MSIGRRHRRLIGTVAAVLLVAAAAGVYLFEPWKLFTSTTVDEALPTAPAAAAPASPAPNAPSSAPSAPLELARGGFASGEHPTTGTARLLKLPDASTVLRLEDLATSEGPDVRVYLSTLPAERSKLDDLGPGAVELAPLKGNRGNQNYTVPSGTDLSGVHSAVIWCKRFSVGFGAADLATT; the protein is encoded by the coding sequence ATGTCGATCGGTCGTCGCCACCGCAGGCTCATCGGGACGGTGGCCGCCGTCCTGCTGGTCGCCGCAGCCGCGGGCGTGTACCTCTTCGAGCCGTGGAAGCTCTTCACCAGCACCACCGTCGACGAGGCCCTCCCCACCGCCCCGGCCGCGGCCGCACCCGCCTCTCCGGCCCCGAACGCCCCGTCCTCGGCGCCGAGCGCTCCCCTGGAACTGGCCCGGGGCGGGTTCGCCTCCGGCGAGCACCCCACCACCGGGACGGCCCGGCTCCTGAAGCTGCCCGACGCCAGCACGGTGCTGCGCCTGGAGGACCTCGCCACCTCCGAGGGCCCGGACGTCCGGGTCTACCTCTCCACCCTCCCCGCCGAACGCTCCAAGCTCGACGACCTGGGCCCGGGCGCCGTCGAACTCGCCCCCCTCAAGGGCAACCGCGGAAACCAGAACTACACCGTCCCGTCGGGCACCGACCTGTCCGGCGTCCACAGCGCCGTGATCTGGTGCAAGCGCTTCTCCGTCGGCTTCGGCGCCGCCGACCTCGCCACCACCTGA